The following coding sequences are from one Cenarchaeum symbiosum A window:
- a CDS encoding biotin carboxylase (COG0439): MIRTCRALGLGSVAVYSDEDYNALHVKKASESYHIGGAAPAESYLNQQRIIEAALSSGADAIHPGYGFLSENGEFAALCEKNRINFIGPSAKSMNLCGDKMECKAAMLKADVPTVPGSPGLVGSADEAAGIASKIGYPVLLKSVFGGGGRGIRLAEDEGGLRGGYDSATAESIAAVGKSAILVEKFLKRTRHIEYQMARDKHGNAVHIFERECSIQRRNQKLIEQTPSPVMDEDTRKRIGDLVVKAAEAVDYTNLGTAEFLRADSGEFYFIEINARLQVEHPITELVSGLDLVKLQIDIANGEPLPFKQNDLRMNGYAIECRINAEDTFLDFAPSVGPVPDVKLPSGPGVRCDTYLYPGCTVSPFYDSLMAKLCTWGATFEESRLRMLGALGDFYVEGVETSIPLYKTIMASDEYKNGELSTDFLSRYNIIDRLDKDIKKERAANGEAAAAAAIMHSEFLSSRAGGNSGTAWKGGA, encoded by the coding sequence GTGATCAGGACCTGCAGGGCGCTCGGCCTTGGGTCGGTGGCAGTATACTCCGACGAGGACTATAACGCGCTGCACGTCAAAAAGGCATCCGAGTCATACCACATAGGCGGGGCGGCCCCGGCTGAATCCTACCTCAACCAGCAGAGGATCATAGAGGCGGCGCTCTCCTCCGGCGCGGATGCCATTCACCCGGGATACGGCTTTCTCTCGGAGAACGGCGAGTTTGCCGCGCTGTGCGAAAAGAACAGGATAAACTTTATCGGCCCTTCCGCCAAATCGATGAACCTGTGCGGCGACAAGATGGAGTGCAAGGCCGCAATGCTCAAGGCCGATGTGCCCACGGTTCCCGGCAGCCCGGGCTTGGTGGGCAGCGCCGACGAGGCGGCCGGCATAGCGTCAAAGATAGGCTATCCTGTTCTGCTCAAGTCGGTCTTTGGCGGGGGCGGCAGGGGCATCCGCCTGGCTGAAGACGAGGGCGGGCTCAGGGGCGGATATGATTCTGCCACAGCAGAATCGATAGCGGCTGTAGGCAAGTCGGCCATACTGGTGGAAAAGTTCCTCAAGAGGACCCGCCATATAGAATACCAGATGGCGCGCGACAAGCACGGAAACGCAGTCCACATATTCGAAAGGGAGTGCTCGATACAGAGAAGAAACCAGAAGCTCATCGAGCAGACCCCCTCGCCTGTAATGGACGAGGATACCCGCAAGAGGATAGGCGATCTGGTGGTCAAGGCAGCCGAGGCCGTCGACTATACCAACCTGGGAACGGCAGAGTTTTTGCGCGCGGATTCCGGCGAGTTTTATTTCATAGAGATCAACGCGAGGCTGCAGGTGGAGCACCCCATAACGGAGCTGGTCTCGGGGCTGGACCTAGTCAAGCTGCAGATAGACATAGCAAACGGCGAGCCCCTGCCCTTCAAGCAGAATGACCTGAGGATGAACGGCTACGCCATAGAGTGCAGGATAAACGCAGAAGATACGTTTCTTGACTTTGCGCCGTCGGTCGGGCCGGTCCCGGACGTCAAGCTGCCATCCGGGCCGGGCGTGCGGTGCGACACATACCTGTACCCTGGATGCACAGTCTCGCCGTTCTATGATTCTCTGATGGCAAAGCTGTGCACCTGGGGGGCGACATTCGAGGAGTCAAGGCTCAGGATGCTGGGCGCCCTCGGCGACTTTTACGTGGAAGGAGTGGAGACATCCATCCCCCTCTACAAGACGATAATGGCATCCGACGAGTACAAAAACGGCGAGCTCTCCACGGACTTTCTCTCCAGGTACAATATCATAGACAGGCTGGACAAAGACATCAAAAAGGAGAGGGCCGCAAACGGCGAGGCTGCAGCAGCCGCCGCCATAATGCACTCGGAGTTTCTATCGAGCAGGGCGGGCGGGAACAGCGGAACCGCATGGAAGGGAGGCGCATAA
- a CDS encoding acetyl/propionyl-CoA carboxylase, alpha subunit (COG0511) — translation MKYEIEDAGSFEGRMAANPGNGEYTLEINGKEVRLKVISMGPRGMEFLLDQKYHSARYLERSTSGIDMIIDGTPVRAGMHADLDKIVYKNSGGGGGGGPGIALRSQIPGKVVSLEVSEGDEIKKGDPVAVLESMKMQVAVKAHKDGTVKSVSIKEGGSVAKNDVIAEIE, via the coding sequence ATGAAATACGAGATAGAAGACGCGGGCTCCTTCGAGGGCAGGATGGCGGCAAACCCCGGAAACGGAGAATACACACTGGAGATAAACGGAAAAGAGGTGCGGCTCAAGGTAATATCGATGGGCCCCCGCGGGATGGAGTTTCTGCTGGACCAAAAGTACCACTCGGCAAGATACCTGGAGAGGAGCACATCCGGCATTGACATGATAATCGACGGAACGCCCGTCAGGGCAGGCATGCATGCAGATTTAGACAAGATAGTCTACAAAAATTCGGGCGGCGGGGGAGGCGGCGGCCCCGGCATTGCCCTGCGGAGCCAGATACCAGGCAAGGTCGTATCATTGGAGGTATCCGAGGGGGACGAGATAAAGAAGGGCGACCCCGTGGCGGTCCTTGAGTCAATGAAGATGCAGGTGGCCGTCAAGGCGCACAAAGACGGCACGGTAAAATCCGTCAGCATAAAGGAGGGCGGCAGCGTCGCAAAGAACGACGTCATCGCCGAGATAGAATAA